In Phyllopteryx taeniolatus isolate TA_2022b chromosome 6, UOR_Ptae_1.2, whole genome shotgun sequence, one genomic interval encodes:
- the zgc:92606 gene encoding gamma-aminobutyric acid receptor-associated protein-like 1 — protein MASQYQRSVPLEVRRAEGERVRAKHPDKIPIIVERAQRSRAPELDKKKYLVPSDLTVGQLCFLIRQRVSLRPEEALFFFVNNSLPPSSSPLSAVYEEHHEEDLFLYMTYSNESVYGA, from the exons ATGGCAAGTCAGTACCAGCGCTCTGTACCGCTGGAGGTGAGGAGAGCGGAGGGAGAGCGTGTCCGGGCCAAGCATCCTGACAAGATACCG ATCATTGTAGAGAGGGCCCAGAGGTCACGAGCTCCTGAACTGGATAAGAAGAAATACTTGGTGCCCTCAGATTTAACAG TGGGGCAGTTGTGTTTCCTCATCCGCCAGCGTGTGTCATTGAGACCAGAGGAGGCGCTCTTCTTCTTTGTCAACAACTCCTTGCCCCCCTCCAGTTCACCTCTTTCTGCAGTCTATGAG GAGCACCACGAAGAAGACCTGTTCCTCTACATGACCTACAGCAACGAGAGCGTCTACGGTGCCTGA
- the LOC133479233 gene encoding CD209 antigen-like protein E: MEMQEHAAETKRQEDKAAKEPMLEVKGQGNPYTLADNPLSEEVQPSDYIGLQKQSEDIYSNVLEPPKQPAKQPQGSVRTYRVACLILTVLCLVLLLVAIILMIKMKTGSTACPVSPVSWAPPTCNMEQCRAFTSQARDQCYCCHQCPPGWLRLDQSCFFFSTFRLNWEESRRNCLRQGGSLVVVSRHKVQTFLTQNGNGLIYWIGFRKSRGVQWIWVDNTTQEESYWGADLTAGDCAILNSNGFPESNWMMSACGSYTYFICQMNLGIAAQSGASSPSSN; encoded by the exons ATGGAGATGCAGGAGCACGCTGCCGAGACAAAACGTCAAGAGGATAAGGCAGCAAAGGAACCTATGCTGGAAGTGAAAGGGCAAGGGAATCCATATACACTTGCCGATAACCCACTTt CAGAGGAAGTGCAACCAAGCGACTATATAGGACTGCAAAAGCAATCTGAGGATATCTATTCGAATGTTTTGGAACCACCCAAACAACCAG CCAAACAGCCCCAAGGTTCCGTGAGGACTTACCGTGTTGCATGCTTGATCCTGACCGTGCTCTGCTTGGTGCTGCTGCTGGTTGCCATCATCCTCATGATAAAAA TGAAAACGGGATCGACCGCCTGCCCGGTGAGCCCAGTGAGTTGGGCTCCGCCAACGTGCAACATGGAGCAGTGCAGGGCTTTTACTTCTCAAGCTCGAGACCAAT GTTACTGTTGTCACCAGTGCCCCCCCGGGTGGCTGAGACTGGACCAGTCCTGTTTCTTCTTTTCCACGTTCAGGCTGAACTGGGAGGAGAGCCGGAGGAACTGTTTGAGGCAAGGAGGATCTCTGGTCGTGGTCAGCCGCCACAAAGTCCAG ACCTTTCTGACTCAAAATGGGAACGGCTTAATATACTGGATCGGATTTCGGAAGAGCAGAGGGGTTCAGTGGATCTGGGTGGACAACACCACCCAGGAAGAGAG cTACTGGGGAGCAGATTTGACAGCGGGGGACTGTGCGATACTTAACAGCAACGGTTTTCCCGAGAGCAACTGGATGATGTCTGCCTGCGGCTCATACACGTACTTCATCTGTCAGATGAACCTCGGAATCGCAGCTCAATCAGGAGCCTCCTCTCCTTCCTCCAACTGA
- the LOC133479234 gene encoding early activation antigen CD69-like, translating into MEEVNAKKKQLEEDMATNKPMQEVRGERNPYTFAEVPLVAEAGPGEYTRLQKPSEDIYSNVVDPTKQPAKQVQGSVRPYRVACLILTVLCLVLLLVAIILLVKMTADSTTCPVSLVSWVPPTCSTDQCTAFTSQDRHQCYCCNQCPPGWLRLEESCFFLSTLKLSWEESQRNCLEKGGSLAVVSSHKVQYFLSQCGNFMKYWIGLRHNGAMWTWVDNTNLQQSYWGAYPTAGNCAILHSNGLPENWMTSSCSSYTYFICQMNLGTAVHQDTPLLHPIEKP; encoded by the exons ATGGAGGAAGTCAATGCcaagaaaaaacaacttgaagAGGATATGGCAACAAACAAACCTATGCAAGAAGTCAGAGGTGAAAGGAACCCATATACATTTGCTGAGGTCCCACTAG TAGCGGAAGCAGGACCAGGCGAATACACAAGACTGCAAAAGCCATCTGAGGATATCTATTCAAACGTTGTGGATCCAACCAAACAACCAG CCAAACAGGTCCAAGGTTCCGTGAGGCCTTACCGTGTTGCATGCTTGATCCTGACCGTGCTCTGCTTGGTGCTGCTGCTGGTTGCCATCATCCTCTTGGTGAAAA TGACAGCTGATTCCACCACCTGCCCGGTGAGCTTGGTGAGTTGGGTTCCACCAACATGCAGCACGGACCAGTGCACGGCTTTCACTTCTCAAGATCGACACCAAT gTTACTGCTGCAACCAGTGCCCCCCGGGGTGGCTGAGACTGGAGGAGTCCTGTTTCTTCTTGTCCACACTCAAGCTCAGTTGGGAGGAGAGCCAGAGGAACTGTTTGGAGAAAGGAGGATCTCTGGCTGTGGTCAGCAGCCACAAAGTCCAG TACTTTCTCAGTCAATGTGGGAATTTCATGAAATACTGGATCGGTTTGCGGCACAATGGGGCTATGTGGACCTGGGTGGACAACACCAACTTGCAACAGAG TTACTGGGGAGCATACCCGACAGCAGGGAACTGTGCGATACTTCACAGCAACGGCCTTCCAGAGAACTGGATGACGTCTTCCTGCAGCTCATACACTTACTTCATCTGTCAGATGAACCTTGGAACCGCAGTTCATCAGGACACTCCTCTCCTGCATCCAATTGAAAAACCCTAA
- the trpv6 gene encoding transient receptor potential cation channel subfamily V member 6 isoform X1: protein MSPALARSAPSELNHWWSQLKFRLRNKKGWNEMLDETFLEHTKSSNDIPLFYAAMRNSAGCIKKLLGCSSTDIFERGALGETALHVAAMNDNLDAAVALTDGAPELINEPMTSDLFQGVTPLHIAVVNQNYNLVHHLVSRGADVATPRVTGLYFRKRIGGLIYYGEHILSFAACAGNEDIISMIVDAGASTRVQDYRGNTVLHILVLQPNKTIACQAIDLIMARDAELDQSVPLDMVPNSRGLTPFKLAAKEGNTVAFQHLVSKRRLVQWSLGPLTSHLYDLSEIDSWADNMSVLELIVASPQKEARRILEVTPVRQLVSLKWNLYGKHYFRLLMVFYLLYIGMFTLCCTYRPLKDAPENYTSSDMDKTIRVQKTLHESYVTYEDNLRLVGEIISVLGALVILLLEIPDILRVGAKRYFGQTALGGPFHVILVSYACLVVLLCVFRACSVQGEAEVMAVCLVLGWTNVMFFARGFEMLGPYVIMIQKIIFGDLTKFMWLSVIVLLGFSTSLWMVYMTQDPDSIPAYRSFPITLFSQFELSVGLIDLPVDHTFTTPPIVHVLHCAFSVVSYILLLNLLIAMMSDTHWRVAQERDELWRTQVVATTLMLERRLPRCLWPRLGVCGLSYGLTERWYLRVEDRNDPMMQKMRRYVKMFTREDEKEEKEGSEKANVNPKVRPRNRSSMAGWKMIRESALGADVEVEEPGNEQDIQFV, encoded by the exons ATGTCTCCTGCGCTGGCCAGGTCGGCTCCCAGCGAGCTCAACCACTGGTGGAGTCAGCTGAAATTTCGCCTTCGGAACAAGAAAGGATGGAACGAGATGCTGGATGAGACCTTTCTGGAGCACACCAAGTC CTCTAACGACATTCCTCTATTCTACGCTGCAATGAGGAACAGCGCGGGCTGCATCAAGAAGCTGCTCGGCTGCTCTTCCACCGACATCTTTGAAAGAG GCGCTCTGGGGGAGACGGCGCTCCACGTGGCCGCCATGAACGACAACCTGGACGCCGCTGTGGCCCTGACGGACGGCGCCCCCGAGCTCATCAACGAGCCCATGACCTCGGACCTCTTCCAAG GTGTTACGCCTCTCCACATTGCTGTGGTGAATCAGAACTACAACCTGGTCCATCATCTGGTTAGTCGCGGGGCGGATGTGGCCACGCCCAGAGTCACGGGCCTGTACTTCAGGAAGAGGATCGGAGGACTTATATACTATG GTGAGCACATTCTTTCTTTTGCTGCATGTGCCGGCAACGAGGACATCATCTCCATGATCGTCGACGCAGGGGCCAGCACCAGGGTCCAAGATTATCGTG GTAACACAGTGCTTCACATTTTAGTCCTGCAACCCAACAAGACAATTGCATGTCAGGCTATTGACCTAATAATGGCCCGCGATGCAGAGCTGGACCAGTCGGTTCCGCTTGACATGGTGCCCAACTCCCGAGGCCTCACGCCTTTTAAACTGGCCGCCAAAGAGGGAAACACAGTG GCCTTTCAGCACCTGGTGAGCAAAAGGCGTTTAGTCCAGTGGAGTCTGGGACCTTTGACCTCTCACCTCTATGACCTCAGCGAGATCGACTCGTGGGCCGACAACATGTCAGTGCTGGAGCTCATCGTGGCTAGCCCGCAAAAAGAG GCCAGAAGAATACTTGAGGTGACCCCGGTGAGGCAGCTGGTCAGCCTCAAGTGGAACCTGTACGGAAAACATTACTTCAG GCTCCTGATGGTTTTCTACCTGCTGTACATTGGAATGTTCACATTATGTTGTACATATCGCCCCTTAAAGGACGCCCCGGAGAATTACACGTCGTCAGATATGGACAAAACCATCAGAGTTCAGAAGACACTCCAC GAGAGTTATGTGACATACGAGGACAACCTGCGTCTGGTAGGAGAAATCATCAGTGTCCTGGGAGCTTTAGTCATCCTGCTGTTAGAG ATCCCTGATATCCTCAGAGTGGGAGCGAAACGTTACTTTGGTCAGACAGCGCTGGGCGGCCCCTTCCACGTAATCCT TGTCAGCTACGCATGCCTGGTGGTTCTGTTGTGTGTGTTCAGAGCGTGCAGTGTGCAGGGCGAGGCCGAGGTCATGGCTGTCTGTTTGGTGCTGGGCTGGACGAACGTCATGTTCTTCGCCCGTGGTTTTGAAATGCTCGGCCCGTACGTCATTATGATCCAGAAG ATTATATTTGGAGACCTGACAAAATTTATGTGGCTGAGTGTCATTGTGCTTCTTGGTTTTTCAACTT CCCTGTGGATGGTGTACATGACTCAGGACCCAGATTCTATCCCGGCCTATCGCTCTTTCCCCATCACGCTCTTCTCCCAGTTTGAGCTCAGCGTGGGCCTCATTGACCTGCCGGTGGACCACACCTTCACCACGCCCCCTATCGTCCACGTGCTGCACTGCGCCTTCTCCGTGGTGTCCTACATCCTTCTGCTCAACCTGCTGATCGCCATGATGAGCGACACCCACTGGCGGGTGGCCCAGGAGAGAGACGAGCTCTGGAGGACGCAG GTAGTGGCCACAACACTTATGCTGGAGAGGAGGCTGCCCCGCTGCCTTTGGCCTCGACTCGGAGTGTGCGGACTCAGCTACGGCCTGACGGAGCGCTGGTACCTCCG AGTCGAGGACAGGAACGACCCCATGATGCAGAAGATGCGCCGATACGTTAAAATGTTCACCAGGGAAGACGAAAAGGAGGAAAAGGAAGGATCGGAGAAGGCCAACGTGAACCCAAAGGTCAGACCGAGAAATAGGAGCTCCATGGCAGGATGGAAGATGATTCGTGAAAGTGCTTTGGGTGCCGACGTGGAGGTGGAAGAGCCCGGGAATGAGCAAGACATTCAATTTGTCTAG
- the trpv6 gene encoding transient receptor potential cation channel subfamily V member 6 isoform X2 produces MSPALARSAPSELNHWWSQLKFRLRNKKGWNEMLDETFLEHTKSSNDIPLFYAAMRNSAGCIKKLLGCSSTDIFERGALGETALHVAAMNDNLDAAVALTDGAPELINEPMTSDLFQGVTPLHIAVVNQNYNLVHHLVSRGADVATPRVTGLYFRKRIGGLIYYGEHILSFAACAGNEDIISMIVDAGASTRVQDYRGNTVLHILVLQPNKTIACQAIDLIMARDAELDQSVPLDMVPNSRGLTPFKLAAKEGNTVAFQHLVSKRRLVQWSLGPLTSHLYDLSEIDSWADNMSVLELIVASPQKEARRILEVTPVRQLVSLKWNLYGKHYFRLLMVFYLLYIGMFTLCCTYRPLKDAPENYTSSDMDKTIRVQKTLHESYVTYEDNLRLVGEIISVLGALVILLLEIPDILRVGAKRYFGQTALGGPFHVILACSVQGEAEVMAVCLVLGWTNVMFFARGFEMLGPYVIMIQKIIFGDLTKFMWLSVIVLLGFSTSLWMVYMTQDPDSIPAYRSFPITLFSQFELSVGLIDLPVDHTFTTPPIVHVLHCAFSVVSYILLLNLLIAMMSDTHWRVAQERDELWRTQVVATTLMLERRLPRCLWPRLGVCGLSYGLTERWYLRVEDRNDPMMQKMRRYVKMFTREDEKEEKEGSEKANVNPKVRPRNRSSMAGWKMIRESALGADVEVEEPGNEQDIQFV; encoded by the exons ATGTCTCCTGCGCTGGCCAGGTCGGCTCCCAGCGAGCTCAACCACTGGTGGAGTCAGCTGAAATTTCGCCTTCGGAACAAGAAAGGATGGAACGAGATGCTGGATGAGACCTTTCTGGAGCACACCAAGTC CTCTAACGACATTCCTCTATTCTACGCTGCAATGAGGAACAGCGCGGGCTGCATCAAGAAGCTGCTCGGCTGCTCTTCCACCGACATCTTTGAAAGAG GCGCTCTGGGGGAGACGGCGCTCCACGTGGCCGCCATGAACGACAACCTGGACGCCGCTGTGGCCCTGACGGACGGCGCCCCCGAGCTCATCAACGAGCCCATGACCTCGGACCTCTTCCAAG GTGTTACGCCTCTCCACATTGCTGTGGTGAATCAGAACTACAACCTGGTCCATCATCTGGTTAGTCGCGGGGCGGATGTGGCCACGCCCAGAGTCACGGGCCTGTACTTCAGGAAGAGGATCGGAGGACTTATATACTATG GTGAGCACATTCTTTCTTTTGCTGCATGTGCCGGCAACGAGGACATCATCTCCATGATCGTCGACGCAGGGGCCAGCACCAGGGTCCAAGATTATCGTG GTAACACAGTGCTTCACATTTTAGTCCTGCAACCCAACAAGACAATTGCATGTCAGGCTATTGACCTAATAATGGCCCGCGATGCAGAGCTGGACCAGTCGGTTCCGCTTGACATGGTGCCCAACTCCCGAGGCCTCACGCCTTTTAAACTGGCCGCCAAAGAGGGAAACACAGTG GCCTTTCAGCACCTGGTGAGCAAAAGGCGTTTAGTCCAGTGGAGTCTGGGACCTTTGACCTCTCACCTCTATGACCTCAGCGAGATCGACTCGTGGGCCGACAACATGTCAGTGCTGGAGCTCATCGTGGCTAGCCCGCAAAAAGAG GCCAGAAGAATACTTGAGGTGACCCCGGTGAGGCAGCTGGTCAGCCTCAAGTGGAACCTGTACGGAAAACATTACTTCAG GCTCCTGATGGTTTTCTACCTGCTGTACATTGGAATGTTCACATTATGTTGTACATATCGCCCCTTAAAGGACGCCCCGGAGAATTACACGTCGTCAGATATGGACAAAACCATCAGAGTTCAGAAGACACTCCAC GAGAGTTATGTGACATACGAGGACAACCTGCGTCTGGTAGGAGAAATCATCAGTGTCCTGGGAGCTTTAGTCATCCTGCTGTTAGAG ATCCCTGATATCCTCAGAGTGGGAGCGAAACGTTACTTTGGTCAGACAGCGCTGGGCGGCCCCTTCCACGTAATCCT AGCGTGCAGTGTGCAGGGCGAGGCCGAGGTCATGGCTGTCTGTTTGGTGCTGGGCTGGACGAACGTCATGTTCTTCGCCCGTGGTTTTGAAATGCTCGGCCCGTACGTCATTATGATCCAGAAG ATTATATTTGGAGACCTGACAAAATTTATGTGGCTGAGTGTCATTGTGCTTCTTGGTTTTTCAACTT CCCTGTGGATGGTGTACATGACTCAGGACCCAGATTCTATCCCGGCCTATCGCTCTTTCCCCATCACGCTCTTCTCCCAGTTTGAGCTCAGCGTGGGCCTCATTGACCTGCCGGTGGACCACACCTTCACCACGCCCCCTATCGTCCACGTGCTGCACTGCGCCTTCTCCGTGGTGTCCTACATCCTTCTGCTCAACCTGCTGATCGCCATGATGAGCGACACCCACTGGCGGGTGGCCCAGGAGAGAGACGAGCTCTGGAGGACGCAG GTAGTGGCCACAACACTTATGCTGGAGAGGAGGCTGCCCCGCTGCCTTTGGCCTCGACTCGGAGTGTGCGGACTCAGCTACGGCCTGACGGAGCGCTGGTACCTCCG AGTCGAGGACAGGAACGACCCCATGATGCAGAAGATGCGCCGATACGTTAAAATGTTCACCAGGGAAGACGAAAAGGAGGAAAAGGAAGGATCGGAGAAGGCCAACGTGAACCCAAAGGTCAGACCGAGAAATAGGAGCTCCATGGCAGGATGGAAGATGATTCGTGAAAGTGCTTTGGGTGCCGACGTGGAGGTGGAAGAGCCCGGGAATGAGCAAGACATTCAATTTGTCTAG